One region of Parambassis ranga chromosome 12, fParRan2.1, whole genome shotgun sequence genomic DNA includes:
- the purbb gene encoding transcriptional regulator protein Pur-beta: MVELKMADGDSGSERGGSSGGGGGGGGFQHFQRDQETQELASKRLDIQNKRFYLDVKQNSKGRFIKIAEVGAGGSKSRLTLSLSVAAEFRDYLGDFIEHYAQLGPSSPEQIAQASVGEDGGPRRALKSEFLVRENRKYYLDLKENQRGRFLRIRQTVNRGPGFGVGGPAGGMLSGQTIALPAQGLIEFRDALAKLIDDYGGDDEELAGGSAAGGYGELPEGTSIMVDSKRFFFDVGSNKYGVFLRVSEVKPSYRNSITIPFKAWSKFGGAFCRYAEEMKEIQERQRDKLYERRDESEGEDVDDD; encoded by the coding sequence ATGGTGGAGCTGAAGATGGCGGATGGTGACAGCGGGAGTGAGCGAGGCGGTAGCagcgggggaggaggaggtggaggcggcTTCCAGCACTTCCAGAGGGACCAGGAGACCCAGGAGCTGGCGTCCAAGCGCCTCGACATCCAGAACAAGCGCTTCTACTTGGACGTCAAGCAGAACAGCAAGGGCAGGTTCATCAAGATCGCCGAGGTTGGGGCCGGGGGCTCCAAAAGTCGCTTGACCCTCTCGTTGTCGGTGGCGGCGGAGTTCCGTGACTACCTCGGGGATTTCATCGAGCACTACGCCCAGCTGGGGCCTAGCAGTCCGGAGCAGATAGCCCAGGCTAGCGTGGGTGAGGACGGCGGGCCCAGGCGAGCTCTCAAGAGCGAGTTTCTGGTCCGGGAGAACCGCAAGTACTACCTGGACTTGAAGGAGAACCAGCGCGGGAGGTTCCTGCGAATCCGGCAGACCGTTAACCGTGGACCTGGCTTCGGAGTCGGCGGCCCAGCGGGCGGCATGCTGTCCGGTCAGACCATAGCCCTTCCGGCCCAGGGGTTAATAGAGTTTAGAGACGCCCTCGCTAAGCTCATAGACGACTACGGGGGAGACGACGAGGAGCTGGCCGGGGGCTCGGCCGCCGGAGGCTACGGCGAGCTCCCGGAGGGCACCTCCATCATGGTGGACTCCAAGCGGTTCTTTTTCGACGTCGGCTCCAACAAGTACGGAGTGTTCCTGCGCGTCAGCGAGGTGAAGCCGAGCTACAGGAACTCTATCACCATCCCCTTCAAAGCCTGGAGCAAGTTCGGCGGAGCCTTCTGCAGGTACGcggaggagatgaaggagatCCAGGAGCGGCAGCGGGACAAGCTGTACGAGCGGAGGGACGAGTCCGAGGGGGAGGACGTGGACGACGACTGA
- the ved gene encoding ventrally expressed dharma/bozozok antagonist translates to MRGHFSIEWMAQSSRPAGPDSTGSSTTTTTTSLPASGPAACGTHSESLPGFYCRQKSENVPQEEQQDSRSHEEFSSVPHRTSPRSRATEGGFSSGTEEEETSGYESEGGHSISPPSAADCTSTSPASSPMGRRPRTAFTAEQISSLEKAFKKNTYLGQQDKAELCRKLSLSDKQVRNWFQNRRMKLKRTVQDALAHACQVNAASQFMHYPELQTYRPGPYPRYHPAAAAVVAAASAVTEAPPAAAASYVHPHSLQYSSPLPLDSLYPYSGGLPGMVLPSASPHLRGSYPSFPQYY, encoded by the exons ATGAGGGGACACTTCTCCATCGAGTGGATGGCCCAGAGCAGCCGGCCGGCCGGCCCGGACTCCACCGGCAGctccaccaccacaaccaccaccagcCTCCCTGCCTCTGGACCCGCAGCCTGCGGGACACACTCGGAGAGCCTGCCGGGGTTCTACTGCCGGCAAAAGTCTGAAAATGTACcccaggaggagcagcaggacagcCGGAGCCACGAGGAGTTCAGCTCTGTGCCGCACAGGACGTCCCCCAGGAGCCGAG CGACTGAGGGGGGGTTCAGCAgcgggacagaggaggaggagacatccGGGTATGAGAGCGAGGGCGGTCACTCCATCTCTCCGCCCTCCGCCGCAGACTGCACCTCCACCTCGCCGGCCTCCTCTCCGATGGGCCGCAGGCCGCGGACGGCTTTCACGGCCGAGCAGATCAGCAGCCTGGAGAAGGCCTTCAAGAAGAACACCTACCTGGGCCAACAGGACAAAGCCGAGCTCTGCAGGAAGCTCAGCCTGTCCGACAAGCAG gTGAGGAACTGGTTCCAGAACCGGCGGATGAAGCTGAAGCGGACGGTGCAGGACGCCCTGGCTCACGCCTGTCAGGTCAACGCTGCCTCTCAGTTCATGCATTACCCGGAGCTGCAGACCTACAGGCCAGGACCGTATCCCAGGTACcacccagctgctgctgccgtggTGGCGGCGGCGTCAGCAGTGACGGAGGCGCCGCCCGCCGCAGCCGCCTCCTACGTGCACCCCCACAGCCTGCAGTACAGCTCCCCGCTGCCCCTGGACTCTCTGTACCCGTACAGCGGCGGCCTGCCCGGCATGGTGCTGCCCTCCGCCTCACCTCACCTCCGGGGATCCTACCCGAGCTTTCCTCAGTACTACTGA
- the slc4a5b gene encoding electrogenic sodium bicarbonate cotransporter 4, with the protein MDHHDWQRGKSRGHRHYEDDEDAQPFYIGVPVSHRRKRRRHHSYASDADRESRHAHYDHHTHHEHAHRGYYHDREEHYSDEEGSAEPSEPINPSVSPAAERLRHILGEDDSTPTPTIFTEMDTLQHEGGELEWKESARWVKFEEKVEEGGERWSKPHVSTLTLHSLFELRTCLQTGSILLDLEGYSLPQIVEDIVDRQIADGLIAPDLKEKIIFVLLRKHRHQTKKPIHRSLADIGKSSNAASNRSPQANLSRSTSSASGIHRSTEDLRSRQSSSLGRLHHAQSRSMNDISDTPSTDQLKNKFMKKIPRDAEASNVLIGEVDFLEKPFVSFVRLAQATTLGGLTEVPVPTRFLFILLGPQGKTKSYNEIGRAIATLMVDDLFSDVAYKARDREDLIAGVDEFLDEVIVLPPGEWDPKIRIEPPKKVPSADMRRSVLNLNELGQMNGSAGGAAGGEDEEFPTPHELGEELKFTGRFGGGLWLDIKRKIPWYCSDIYDGFHIQSISAVLFIYLGCITNAITFGGLLGDATDNYQGVMESFLGTALAGTVFCLFGGQPLIILSSTGPILIFEKLLYEFSKNNGIDYMELRLWIGLHSCLQCFLLVVSDASYIIKYMTRFTEEGFSSLISFIFISDAIKKMVGAFKYYPINRGFKPDYITAYKCECIAPDQASALGLNVSAPLGDDNMTLLFNLTDLDWSQLSKKECVKYGGTLVGNSCKYVPDLALMSFILFFGTYSMTVSLKKFKFSRYFPTKLRSLVSDFAIILSILVFCGLDSLLELDTPKLHVPTEIKPTRSDRGWLVMPFGKNPWWWYVASFVPALLVTILIFMDQQISAVIVNRKENKLKKGCGYHLDLFWVGVLMFVCSFMGLPWYVAATVISIAHIDSLKMESESSAPGEQPQFLGVREQRLTGVLVFVLTGLSIFLAPVLQYIPMPVLYGVFLYMGVASLSGIQFWERIKLYLMPAKHQPDFSFLRHVPLRRVHLFTLVQIVCLAVLWILKSTFLAIIFPVMILGLMVVRKLLDLMFSQHDLAWLDDILPDKDKKKKEDEKKKKKEKKAPEPESDEEPVSSAPPPPVKVHMEAVELHTESDPAPVHPTPQKQTSE; encoded by the exons ATGGATCACCATGACTGGCAGCGAGGGAAAAGCAGAGGTCACAGACACTATGAAGACGATGAGG ACGCCCAGCCGTTCTACATCGGCGTCCCGGTGTCCCACAGACGGAAAAGGCGCAGACATCACTCCTACGCCAGCGACGCCGATCGCGAATCCCGACACGCGCACTATgatcaccacacacaccacgAACACGCACACCGCGGTTATTACCACGACAGAGAGGAGCACTACAGCGATGAGGAGGGCAGCGCAGAGCCCTCCGAGCCCATCAATCCCTCAG TGTCTCCTGCAGCTGAGCGACTGCGCCACATCCTGGGTGAAGATGACAGCACCCCAACACCCACAATATTCACTGAGATGGACACGCTGCAGCATGAAGGGGGCGAGTTAGAGTGGAAAGAGTCTGCGAg GTGGGTGAAGTttgaggagaaggtggaggaaggaggagagcgATGGAGCAAGCCTCACGTCTCCACGCTGACTCTGCACAGCCTCTTCGAGCTCAGGacctgcctgcagacaggaagcatCCTACTGGACCTGGAAGGATACTCACTGCCACAGATCGTGG AGGATATTGTGGATCGGCAGATAGCCGATGGTCTCATTGCTCCGGACCTGAAGGAGAAGATCATCTTTGTTCTGCTCAGGAAGCACCGTCACCAGACCAAGAAACCCATCCACCGCTCGCTGGCCGACATAGGGAAGTCCTCCAACGCTGCCTCCA accGTAGTCCGCAGGCTAATCTGAGCCGTAGTACTAGTTCAGCTTCCGGGATCCACCGCTCCACAGAAGACCTACGCTCTCGGCAGTCAAGCAGCCTTGGCCGCCTGC ATCATGCTCAGAGCAGAAGCATGAATGATATTTCAGACACACCCAGCACCGACCAG CTGAAGAATAAGTTCATGAAGAAGATTCCACGTGACGCTGAAGCCTCCAACGTCCTCATCGGTGAGGTGGATTTCCTGGAAAAACCATTTGTCTCCTTTGTGCGTTTGGCTCAAGCCACGACTCTGGGAGGCCTCACAGAGGTCCCGGTGCCCACCAG ATTCCTCTTCATTTTGCTGGGTCCTCAAGGCAAAACCAAGTCCTACAATGAGATCGGCAGAGCGATCGCTACGCTGATGGTGGACGAT CTGTTCAGTGACGTCGCCTACAAAGCCAGAGACCGCGAGGACCTGATCGCAGGTGTTGATGAGTTCCTGGACGAGGTGATTGTCCTTCCTCCAGGAGAGTGGGACCCCAAGATACGCATCGAACCTCCCAAGAAGGTTCCGTCAGCAGATATGAGGCGC TCGGTGCTGAACCTGAACGAGCTCGGTCAGATGAACGGCTCGGCGGGCGGcgcagctggaggagaagacGAGGAGTTTCCCACTCCCCACGAGCTGGGCGAGGAGCTGAAGTTCACTGGGAG GTTCGGCGGGGGCCTGTGGCTGGACATCAAGCGGAAGATCCCGTGGTACTGTAGTGACATCTACGATGGCTTCCATATCCAGTCCATCTCTGCCGTGCTCTTCATCTACCTGGGCTGCATCACCAATGCCATCACCTTCGGAGGGCTGCTGGGGGACGCCACTGACAACTACCAG GGGGTGATGGAGAGCTTCCTCGGCACCGCGTTAGCAGGGACCGTCTTCTGTTTGTTTGGCGGACAGCCGCTCATCATCCTCAGTTCAACGGGGCCCATCCTCATCTTTGAAAAGCTGCTGTACGAGTTCAGCAA GAACAACGGCATCGACTACATGGAGCTCCGCCTGTGGATCGGCCTCCACTCCTGCCTGCAGTGCTTCCTGCTGGTCGTCTCCGACGCCAGCTACATCATCAAATACATGACCCGCTTCACGGAGGAGGGCTTCTCCAGCCTCAtttccttcatcttcatctctgaCGCCATCAAGAAGATG GTTGGAGCCTTCAAGTATTACCCAATCAACCGCGGCTTTAAGCCGGATTACATCACAGCCTACAAGTGTGAATGCATCGCACCAGACCAGG CATCTGCGCTGGGCTTGAATGTTTCAGCTCCACTGGGAGACGATAACATGACTCTGCTG TTTAACTTGACAGACCTGGACTGGAGTCAGCTGAGTaagaaagagtgtgtgaagtACGGTGGAACGCTGGTGGGGAACTCCTGTAAGTATGTCCCGGACCTGGCCCTCatgtccttcatcctcttcttcGGCACATACTCCATGACCGTCTCTCTCAAGAAGTTCAAGTTCAGCCGTTATTTCCCGACGAAG CTCCGCTCCCTCGTCAGTGACTTCGCCATCATCCTGTCTATCCTGGTCTTCTGCGGGCTGGACTCCCTGCTGGAGCTCGACACGCCCAAACTGCACGTCCCCACTGAGATCAAG CCCACGCGGTCAGACCGCGGCTGGCTGGTGATGCCGTTTGGTAAGAACCCCTGGTGGTGGTACGTGGCGAGCTTCGTTCCCGCCCTCCTCGTCACCATCCTCATCTTCATGGACCAGCAGATCAGCGCCGTCATCGTCAACCGCAAGGAGAACAAGCTGAAG AAAGGCTGCGGCTATCACCTGGATCTCTTCTGGGTGGGGGTGTTGATGTTCGTGTGTTCGTTCATGGGCCTGCCCTGGTACGTGGCCGCCACCGTCATCTCCATCGCGCACATTGATTCTCTGAAGATGGAGAGCGAGTCCAGCGCCCCCGGAGAGCAGCCACAGTTCCTGGGCGTCAG AGAGCAGCGGCTGACCGGAGTGCTGGTGTTCGTTCTGACCGGGCTCTCCATCTTCCTCGCCCCCGTCCTTCAG TACATCCCCATGCCAGTTCTGTACGGAGTCTTCCTCTATATGGGCGTGGCCTCGCTCAGCGGCATCCAG ttctgggAGCGTATCAAGCTGTATCTGATGCCCGCCAAACACCAGCCGGACTTCTCCTTCCTGCGCCACGTCCCGCTGAGACGCGTCCATCTCTTCACCCTCGTCCAGATCGTCTGTCTCGCCGTCCTCTGGATCCTTAAGTCCACATTCCTCGCCATCATCTTCCCCGTGATG attctGGGTCTGATGGTCGTACGGAAGCTGCTGGATCTCATGTTCTCGCAGCACGACTTAGCCTGGCTGGACGACATCCTGCCggacaaagacaagaagaagaaggaggacgagaagaagaagaagaaagagaagaaggcaCCGGAGCCGGAGAGCGACGAGGAG CCCGTCAGCTccgccccccctcctcctgtgaAGGTTCACATGGAGGCCGTAGAGCTCCACACAGAGTCTGACCCTGCCCCTGTtcaccccaccccccaaaaaCAAACCTCTGAAT ga